The DNA region TGCTCAGCCCGGTCTTGCCCCGCCACCGGGCCGGCCCCCCAGGGGAGGGCAAGGCGAGAGATgacctcctctccacccccccccccctcctgcccccgtagCCTGTACCCAGCACCTCCGGGAGACCGCCTGGTACGACCCTGTCATCCCTGCCCAGTACAGGAACCCCGGCACACGGTGGGGGAGCATGCTGTGGAGGGACAGACTCATCCGGGGCAAGGAGTACGGTGAGGACCGGGGGCCCAGAGATCTGGGGGAGCGAGGCCCCTGGAGCGAAGTGGAGACCGCCCAGGGCCAGAAAGCGGGGGACAGGAGGTGACCTGGGTCCTGGCCCCTACAGTGGTCAACAGGCACCAATACCGGGTGGAGCCACCGTGGCGGTCGGACCACGTGCCGTACCTGTCGGTGCCGCCGCGGCCGTGCCACGCCACCCAGAGCTACCGGcggtggagcctggagccttacCGCCCCTCCGCCAACCAGCGGCCCCCGCCCGCCCACCTGCCCGTCCGCTGATAAAGGTCACGCTGCCAGCACCGCCCCTGCAGGGACCCCTGTGCCTctgacaccgccccccccccccccccccccccccccccgaccctgtGCATCTCTCCACTTCTGGGGCCTGGGAGGGTCTTGGGTGGCCAGGCGGCCAGATAAAGGGAGCTGCTAACCGAGACCCTGGCGACCAGAACTCTGGGACGAAGGCAGATGGACCCTGGAGGCgccggctgccccctccccactctgggcCCCGGGCAGACAGCTGAGGCCACAGTCCTCACCCCTGGGTGGCTTTTTATTCATAGCCAGTCGTGGCCTTGGGCACAGGGGTGTGGGACTGggtccccccccaacccccgagCCTGAGGCTCCCATCAGGCCCAGTGACGACACCGTTCGTCCAGGGACCCGGCAGCACCTAGGAAACCCCGACCGAGCCTGGGGTGACGGGTGAGCTGGGCGCTCCCCTGGATCCCAGAGGGCCAAGCTCGGAGTCTGGGCTGCTGACCGCCTGCCCTCACCTGCCGTCCTCACAGCCGGGTGaggatggggggcagggatgggagctGGGCATGGCCTGTAGAGCTCACGTGCACAGGACCGCGACGGGACGGTGTCAGGGTTAGGCTCCGGGGTCCCCTGCAAGAGAAAGGGATGAGGGTAGTCAGTGAGGCCGGAGCCTGCCGGGGGCCCAGCCCCGCCGCCCGTGGTCAAGGGTGGGGCGTGGCCCCAACTCACAGCTCCGCAGGCGGATGGGCCAGATCAGGAGACTGCACAGACAGAGGGTGGCGGCCACGCCCACGCCACCAGTCACAGCCACCATCACCCAGTGGTAGAAGCCTACGCAGGCCCGGCAGCAGAGCTCCAAgctaggggtggggcagaagcaGGTGAGCCGACATCCGCCAGGACCCGTCAGCCTGGGCCTCCCGCTCAGCCGTCGGGCAGCCGGAACCAGAGAGCCACCCTCGGTACCCCCTCACCCGGCTGGACTGCCACAGTCCCCTGCTCCCGGTTGTGCCAACAGCAGCCACCAGAGGGCTCCCCCCTGCCTCGGCCCCCAAGGCCCTGCACACCTgcgctgccccctccctgcccccctcctcctcctcctgtcgcCCTCActtcctctgctccagccacacaggcctccTCTTTGCTGTTCCTCCCCGTTTACCTGGGACTCCCTGACAGCCACCAAGGCTCAGGTCCAGtgtcctctcctccaggaagcccacccTGACCTCTTGCCCCAATCAGGCTCCCACAAGCGGTGTTTCCTACACACCTTGCATTGGTCTGGATCACGCAGCCGTGTGCTTATTAAAGTGGCTGGCGTTGCCCCCAGGTCCCTGAGGACGGGAACAGACCGCCCTTGTTCCCAGAGCCCAGACTTCTACGAGGCTCCGCCTCAGTGCGCTAGAACCACCGGGGTCTGGAACCTTACAGGTTCTCAGGGCCTGAACAAGACTCTGGCTTTGCCCCAGCCCCGCCCACGGCCCTGGTACATCCGAATGCTGTGTCCTTGGCGCACAGCGGACCCCGCGTTTGCTTCCCAAGTAAGCCAAGTGCCGGAGGTAAGGAACAGCCGGGCGTCCCCCCTGTGAGAACCCGCCAGCGTGCCGCCTCGGGCCCAGGCAGAGTCCCCAGACCCCGGGCAGCGCCTGGCACCCGGCACGCACTCGGCACGCACTCGGCACATCTTACTAAGTGAGGAAGTGAGCAGCACTCACGAGCAGGGATGCAGGCTCTGGATGGCCATGACCGCCAGCCCGTTGGCCACCTTATCCGAGAAGCTCATGGCACCATACACGAAGGCTCCGCTGTGCTGGGGGACACGGGCAGGCAGGTCACAGCCCGGCCCCggtcccccaacccccccacccggTCCACACCATCAGCCTTACCGTGTGGGGGCCGATGAGGTCGGCCGTCATGGCCAGCGAGGTGACGAGGATCGTGGCACAGCCCATGCCCAGCAGCACGGCGGCTACGTACACGGCCACGCCGAGCCTGTCTGCCAGCGCCACCCAGGCGGCGAAGGCCAGGATCACCAGGAGGCCCGCGAAGTAGGTCAGCTGTGGAGGAGCGGGCCCAGGTCAGGCCCGCCTCGCCCTTGCCGGTCGGCACCTACCCCCTCTGCCCTTCGGTCTGCCGTACCTCCGGGCCCGGCCGCAGCCTGGAGGGGCGAGGGGAGCCATCCCTACGGGGCCCCTGGCTCGGACCCCACAAGCCTcgggggcctgggggctgcagCACCACAGAGCCCGCACTGTGGGGCCACGGCCGCGCCCGAGTCCATTAAAGTTAAACAGAGTGAAATGTTCAGTTCCTTAGTCGCGCTGGCCAGAGTTCAAGGGCTCCATGCCACCGCTGGCCGCTGCCCCTGGCAGCCCCAAGTTCTAGAACCCTGGAGCCCTGAGCCGCTCCGAGGCGGGGACTCTAGACCTCCCAGACACAGGGCTTCCACGGTGTGGGTGCCGCGGTCCGGagccgcctccccccacccaccccagctctcCCCGCTGTGGgatccgcgccccccccccccccccccccccccccgcccacttaCGTTCCTCCCGATGCACTTGTTGATCGGCTTCATGAGGAAGGACGAGCAGAATCCGCTGACGTACATCACCAGCGGGATGGTGGCGATGAACTTCTGTCGGGGCAGAGCGCAGGCGCGCCTGTCACGGGCGggcccctcctccccgctccGCGCCAGCCCGCGCCGCCCAGCTCACCTTGGGCAGGTCGAGCGAGTAGGTGAGGTACATGGCTATGTACGTCTGGGACAGGTTCACGATGAGCCTCGTGCTCATGTACAGCAGGCCCACCTGCGGGCAGAGAAGGCTGGGCTCCGACGGCGCGCCCTGCCCCCATCGGCAGGGGACACGGGGCCCACGGGAGCCGCCTGCAGGGAGGAGGGCCGCTAGGGACAAAGAACGTCTGCCCGGGGGTACAGGACGATGgagtgacaccccccccccccccagagtcgGGGCCTCAGGTCCAGCCCCACTGTGTCCCCCACGCCCCCGCCCCCTCAGCACACCTGATAGAAGGCGGGCTCCCGCAGCCAGTGTTTCCAGAGCAGCAGGGGCTGGGCGGTGGGCGGGGCCAGCAGCGGGCTGTGCTCGTCGGGCTCCTCCGCCCGCGGCCGGCGCCCTTCCCTCGTGCCCGCGTGGAACAGCAGCGAGAAGACGGCTCCCACTCCGACCACCAGCAGGGACAGGTTCTGGAGGCCAGGCGGGACAGGGGTCGGCCGGAGCCCAAGCCCCGGGGTCCGGGGCCCCGGGGTGTCCCGCCCGGGGCCCAGCTCACCTGGAACACCCGCGCGTCTCGGACGCCCAGCTGGTCGCGGGCGTCCCGGGCCACGTCCGTGTGCGGGGAGCCCTGCAGGCGGAGCAGCAGCCAGGCGGCACCGTACACGGTGATGTTGGCCACCACGGTGAAGGCGTACCTGGCGGGAGGCAGGCGAGGCTTCGGCGCGGCGGCCCGGGAGGGCGCACGGC from Panthera leo isolate Ple1 chromosome A2, P.leo_Ple1_pat1.1, whole genome shotgun sequence includes:
- the MFSD12 gene encoding major facilitator superfamily domain-containing protein 12, with product MGPGPPAAGAGAPPRPLSLAARLSYAVGHFLNDLCASMWFTYLLLYLHSVRAYSSRGAGLLLLLGQVADGLCTPLVGYEADRAAGRCARCGPRKAWHLVGTVCVLLSFPFIFSPCLGCGAGTPEWAALLYYGPFIVIFQFGWAATQIAHLSLIPELVTNDHEKVELTALRYAFTVVANITVYGAAWLLLRLQGSPHTDVARDARDQLGVRDARVFQNLSLLVVGVGAVFSLLFHAGTREGRRPRAEEPDEHSPLLAPPTAQPLLLWKHWLREPAFYQVGLLYMSTRLIVNLSQTYIAMYLTYSLDLPKKFIATIPLVMYVSGFCSSFLMKPINKCIGRNLTYFAGLLVILAFAAWVALADRLGVAVYVAAVLLGMGCATILVTSLAMTADLIGPHTHSGAFVYGAMSFSDKVANGLAVMAIQSLHPCSLELCCRACVGFYHWVMVAVTGGVGVAATLCLCSLLIWPIRLRSWDPGA